Proteins co-encoded in one Nicotiana sylvestris chromosome 7, ASM39365v2, whole genome shotgun sequence genomic window:
- the LOC138868109 gene encoding F-box/kelch-repeat protein SKIP11-like, protein MLEDQSCLVSKDCQRESNLVACMNGKEPLVNYQERELVKCKLPNKSDAFNKVEVTLSLGNSSASPNEQAGNKRHAGDNSDSSSLIHAIGRDNSIGCLIHCSRSDYGAIASLNRSFHSLIRSGELYKLRRENGVVEHWVYFSCQLVEWEAFDPSRGRWMHLPAMTPDECFVLSDKESLAVGTELLVFGKEIFSHVIYRYSLLTNTWSSGMRMNVPRCLFGSASIGEIGILAGGCDSQGKILSSAELYNSEAGTWKTLPSMNKPRKMCSGVFMDAKFYVIGGIGGAESKRLTCGEEYDLEKGTWREIPNMSPVQANAATSDAPPLVAVVDNELYAADYADMEVRKYDKQNKAWVTIGRLPERAASMCGWGLAFRACGNRLIVIGGPKGGAEYIEVNSWVPSEGPIQWDLLGRKRSGSFVYNCAVMGC, encoded by the coding sequence CAGGAGCGTGAACTTGTGAAATGCAAGTTGCCAAATAAGTCTGATGCTTTCAACAAAGTGGAAGTCACTCTATCTTTGGGAAACTCTTCAGCATCCCCGAACGAGCAAGCTGGCAATAAACGTCATGCTGGGGATAATTCTGATTCGAGCTCTCTTATTCATGCCATTGGCCGTGACAATTCCATCGGCTGTCTCATTCATTGCTCTCGGTCGGATTATGGTGCCATAGCATCTTTGAATCGTAGCTTTCACTCATTGATTAGGAGCGGAGAACTTTACAAATTGCGGCGGGAAAATGGTGTGGTTGAGCATTGGGTTTATTTCTCCTGCCAACTGGTTGAATGGGAAGCTTTTGATCCTAGTCGCGGTCGTTGGATGCATCTGCCAGCTATGACTCCTGATGAGTGTTTCGTGTTGTCTGACAAGGAGTCGTTGGCGGTTGGCACAGAGCTGCTTGTGTTTGGAAAGGAGATCTTTTCGCATGTCATTTATCGTTACAGTTTATTGACAAACACGTGGTCATCTGGGATGCGGATGAATGTACCAAGATGTTTGTTTGGTTCTGCCAGCATTGGGGAGATTGGCATTCTAGCTGGTGGCTGCGACTCACAAGGCAAAATACTTAGCTCAGCTGAACTTTACAATTCGGAGGCAGGAACGTGGAAGACTTTACCGAGCATGAACAAGCCACGTAAGATGTGTTCAGGGGTATTCATGGATGCGAAATTTTATGTGATAGGAGGAATTGGAGGAGCCGAATCGAAGCGATTGACTTGTGGGGAGGAGTATGATCTTGAAAAAGGAACGTGGCGTGAAATCCCAAACATGTCTCCTGTGCAAGCTAACGCTGCTACATCTGATGCACCTCCTTTGGTTGCAGTTGTAGACAATGAGCTGTACGCGGCTGATTATGCTGACATGGAGGTGAGGAAGTATGACAAGCAAAATAAAGCGTGGGTTACCATAGGACGGCTGCCCGAAAGAGCAGCTTCCATGTGTGGTTGGGGTTTGGCTTTTCGAGCATGTGGTAACAGGCTAATTGTAATTGGTGGACCCAAGGGAGGTGCAGAATATATTGAAGTGAATTCATGGGTTCCAAGTGAAGGGCCGATACAATGGGACTTGCTTGGCCGAAAGCGATCTGGTAGCTTTGTGTATAACTGTGCTGTCATGGGGTGCTGA